A single genomic interval of Zunongwangia sp. HGR-M22 harbors:
- a CDS encoding DNA repair ATPase, with protein sequence MNTNEEKSVQKDALDGGTYEIIRKRLNTHKSDLQERLNTLNDARKTVFGSLETQLIANNRISTENNCVARDIISLGHTCIFSYNVHFGLRTEITLSDVFSVYEFKNHHFEAVSLALFEDETFKTDFANLYKYYRNTIFSKFARIGNYLHMVFQLSESVTDIKTFKWLIKDNSLTYIDNRSEHEFKYPKQHQFNWQEATRDMQRYGEHPHVAILDKVFVETIGGDLTIKIEDNTEDGMGIYSEPVDYKDQTLDDGQIRFADLGNLIVLEIKPFQEEARYFVYNHKMQEVQKIDSIKETAVLLPDDQGIIFPNGYYLQTGEFHLFSNEVQSLKYQGTINSPNGEDFLYIFYSPSKGTYLLMDYNMIEQEIKTPIVCGGFTILPNGELCYFKADDEQTKHHMIQIWQTPYLEGDIMPSEHQDSMLYKIGNKDIVKAMAEANELITLLNKEDNYDGLYADIAKSSKNILDAYYWLNDKETAVLSEPLKEINIAANAAIDEFQKVIQLKKNAEKQTREIQQKAQELFSKIKSTSFKNINEFVELLSQLRALRGEVIGLYEIRYVNEEFIKSLEAEIAEQTTTISRRCVEFLLNDKALQPYHDKVQEKQQQLDKISKVVEAKKLEEEVNQIAIDLEMLIDIVSNLDIEDTSHSTKIIDNISLIFATINQLKAAIKNKKKSLGSKEAQADFAAQLKLIDQSIINYLDIASTPEKCDEFQTKVSIQLEELEGKFADFEEFITEIIEKREEVYNAFESKKSAINEKRNKKAIALQTASDRILKSIGKKAESLKSVSEINGYYASDLMVNKLRDIVEQLRELDDSGNAEEIETSLKTSREDALRKLKDKQDLYEDGENIIKLGNHKFGINRQELDLSIVFKDDKLFYHLSGTDFYQELENEILNNSREYWNQEFISENDSVYRSSFLAFKIYKDKDPEMLSGLNEDELLKVIQEESSSNYSEGYIKGVHDLDAAKILQILVQKHQDLGILRWRSEIRAFARYFWNQLENDAKKGYNNSIKASGQVLKYFPNTREYDFLIQELEQVISDFGQNTGLFSAEVSLEVAQYLFEELQSDDQFVVSGLAKKLADDFQQMLKKEKAESQFRNSVESLHSYSAKIRLVKQLLQAFAKAKLLKNQANYIDEAACCILFPQQSPEVNHIDPSAVISGLKGDHRQIQNGQYQFNFHEFTQKLQLYFNYSVPAFQAFRKARHQVTEDLKEQLKLDEFKPRVLTSFVRNKLIDQVYFPLFGENLAKQLGSVGENRRTDRMGMLLLVSPPGYGKTTLMEYIANRLGLVFMKINGPAIGHDITSVDPEAATNSASREELKKLNLAFEMGNNVMLYLDDIQHCNPEFLQKFISLADGTRKIEGIYNGKPKTYDLRGKKFCVIMAGNPYTESGEKFRIPDMLSNRADIYNLGDIIGDTESLFKLSLLENSLTSNPVLHQLSSRNFDDVYTLIDLVENKSDAGELKGNHTQQEIQDYKSVLEKVLSIRNTVLKVNATYIKSAGMEDEYRTEPAFKLQGSYRDMNKLVSKVVPIMNEKELNSLLLSHYENESQTLTAAAEANLLKFKELRGSISEEEQKRWNAIKATFVKNNKLKGFGDKNEMAQVLSQMMAFSENLEGIKEVLQRGLEK encoded by the coding sequence ATGAATACTAACGAAGAAAAGTCTGTACAAAAAGATGCTTTAGATGGTGGCACCTACGAGATTATCCGTAAACGTCTTAACACCCATAAATCTGATTTACAGGAACGTCTTAATACTTTAAATGATGCCCGAAAAACGGTTTTTGGTTCGCTCGAAACGCAATTAATTGCCAATAACCGCATTAGTACCGAAAATAATTGTGTGGCCAGGGATATCATTTCGCTGGGACATACCTGCATTTTTAGCTATAATGTGCATTTTGGATTGCGTACAGAAATTACTCTATCCGATGTTTTTAGCGTTTACGAATTTAAAAACCATCACTTTGAAGCAGTTTCTTTAGCACTGTTTGAAGATGAAACATTTAAAACCGATTTTGCAAATCTCTATAAATATTATCGTAATACGATCTTTAGCAAATTTGCAAGAATAGGGAACTATCTGCACATGGTTTTTCAGCTGAGTGAAAGCGTGACCGATATTAAGACCTTTAAATGGCTTATAAAAGATAATTCGCTTACCTATATCGATAATCGTAGCGAACACGAATTTAAGTATCCCAAACAACATCAATTTAACTGGCAGGAAGCCACGCGAGATATGCAGCGCTATGGCGAGCATCCGCATGTTGCGATTTTAGATAAAGTTTTTGTTGAAACAATTGGCGGCGATCTTACCATTAAAATTGAAGATAATACAGAAGACGGAATGGGAATCTATTCTGAGCCGGTAGATTATAAAGATCAAACGCTGGATGACGGGCAGATTCGCTTTGCCGATCTTGGGAATTTAATAGTTCTTGAAATTAAACCTTTTCAGGAAGAAGCACGCTATTTTGTGTACAATCACAAAATGCAGGAAGTTCAGAAAATCGATTCAATCAAAGAAACGGCAGTTTTATTACCAGACGATCAGGGAATTATTTTTCCGAACGGCTATTATTTACAAACTGGAGAATTTCATCTGTTCTCTAACGAAGTTCAGTCTTTAAAATATCAGGGAACTATTAATTCTCCGAATGGGGAGGATTTTTTGTATATTTTCTATTCGCCTTCAAAAGGAACCTATCTGCTTATGGATTATAATATGATCGAGCAGGAAATTAAAACACCTATTGTTTGTGGCGGATTCACCATTTTGCCCAATGGCGAGCTTTGTTATTTTAAAGCCGACGACGAGCAGACCAAACATCATATGATCCAGATTTGGCAAACGCCGTATTTGGAGGGCGATATTATGCCTTCAGAACATCAGGATTCGATGTTGTACAAAATCGGGAATAAAGACATCGTGAAAGCAATGGCTGAAGCTAATGAGCTTATTACATTGTTGAATAAAGAGGATAATTATGACGGATTGTATGCTGATATTGCGAAATCTTCAAAGAATATTTTAGATGCATATTACTGGCTAAACGATAAGGAAACCGCTGTTTTAAGCGAGCCTTTAAAAGAAATAAATATTGCCGCTAATGCAGCGATCGATGAATTTCAAAAGGTTATTCAGCTTAAGAAAAATGCTGAAAAACAAACCAGAGAAATTCAGCAGAAAGCACAGGAGCTTTTTAGTAAAATTAAAAGCACTTCTTTTAAAAACATCAACGAATTTGTCGAATTACTCTCCCAGCTAAGAGCATTGCGTGGCGAGGTTATTGGTCTATACGAAATTCGATATGTAAACGAAGAGTTTATTAAATCGCTGGAAGCTGAAATTGCAGAGCAAACTACTACAATTTCAAGACGCTGCGTAGAATTTTTGCTGAATGATAAAGCCTTGCAGCCGTATCACGATAAAGTACAAGAAAAACAACAGCAACTCGACAAGATCAGTAAAGTAGTTGAAGCCAAAAAGCTGGAAGAAGAAGTCAACCAGATCGCGATAGACTTGGAAATGCTTATTGATATTGTTTCGAATCTGGATATCGAAGATACGTCACATTCAACCAAAATCATCGATAATATCAGCTTGATTTTTGCAACGATTAATCAGCTTAAAGCAGCGATAAAGAATAAGAAAAAATCACTGGGTAGCAAAGAAGCCCAAGCCGATTTTGCCGCGCAGTTAAAACTTATCGATCAAAGTATCATTAACTATCTGGATATTGCTTCAACGCCAGAAAAATGTGATGAATTTCAAACCAAAGTCAGTATTCAACTTGAAGAATTAGAAGGGAAATTTGCCGATTTTGAGGAATTTATTACTGAAATTATCGAAAAGCGGGAAGAAGTCTATAACGCTTTTGAAAGTAAGAAAAGTGCGATAAACGAAAAGCGAAATAAAAAGGCTATTGCCCTGCAAACTGCTTCAGATCGTATTTTAAAAAGCATAGGCAAGAAGGCAGAAAGTCTAAAGTCGGTTTCAGAAATTAACGGTTATTACGCTTCTGATCTTATGGTAAATAAGCTTCGCGATATCGTGGAGCAGTTACGAGAACTGGATGATAGCGGTAATGCTGAAGAAATTGAAACTTCGCTAAAAACGAGCAGGGAAGATGCTTTAAGAAAGCTTAAGGACAAGCAGGATCTTTATGAAGATGGTGAAAATATCATCAAACTTGGCAATCACAAATTCGGAATTAACCGCCAGGAACTGGATTTAAGTATTGTTTTTAAAGACGATAAGTTATTTTATCATTTAAGCGGTACCGATTTTTACCAGGAACTGGAAAATGAGATTTTAAATAATAGTCGGGAATATTGGAATCAGGAATTTATTTCTGAAAATGATTCGGTGTATCGTTCTTCATTTTTAGCCTTTAAAATTTATAAAGATAAAGATCCGGAAATGCTTTCGGGGTTAAATGAAGACGAGTTACTGAAGGTGATTCAGGAAGAAAGCAGCAGCAATTATTCTGAAGGTTATATCAAAGGCGTTCATGATCTTGATGCCGCAAAAATTTTACAGATTTTGGTGCAAAAACATCAGGATTTGGGCATTTTAAGATGGCGATCTGAAATTCGAGCTTTTGCGAGGTATTTTTGGAACCAGTTAGAAAACGATGCTAAGAAAGGATACAATAATTCGATAAAAGCCTCGGGTCAGGTGTTGAAATACTTCCCAAATACCCGTGAATATGATTTTTTGATTCAGGAATTAGAGCAGGTTATTAGCGATTTTGGGCAAAATACAGGTTTATTTTCTGCGGAAGTAAGTTTAGAAGTTGCGCAATATCTTTTTGAAGAACTGCAAAGTGACGATCAATTTGTGGTAAGCGGTTTAGCTAAAAAGTTAGCAGATGATTTTCAGCAAATGCTAAAGAAAGAGAAAGCCGAATCCCAGTTTAGAAACAGTGTGGAAAGTTTACATTCGTATTCCGCAAAAATCAGGTTGGTAAAGCAATTGCTTCAGGCCTTTGCTAAGGCGAAATTGTTAAAAAATCAGGCAAATTATATCGACGAAGCGGCGTGTTGTATTTTGTTCCCTCAGCAAAGCCCTGAGGTGAATCATATCGATCCTTCCGCAGTGATCTCTGGATTAAAAGGCGATCATAGGCAAATCCAAAATGGGCAATATCAGTTCAATTTTCATGAGTTTACACAAAAACTACAGTTGTATTTTAATTATAGCGTTCCTGCATTTCAGGCCTTCAGAAAAGCAAGACATCAGGTCACCGAAGATTTAAAAGAGCAGCTGAAATTAGACGAATTTAAGCCCAGAGTGCTGACGTCCTTTGTGCGGAATAAATTGATCGATCAGGTTTATTTTCCACTTTTCGGCGAAAACCTGGCGAAACAATTGGGAAGTGTAGGGGAGAACCGACGTACTGACCGAATGGGAATGCTATTATTGGTATCGCCACCGGGTTATGGGAAAACTACGCTGATGGAATACATCGCTAACCGATTGGGATTGGTGTTTATGAAGATTAACGGCCCGGCAATTGGTCACGATATTACCTCTGTAGATCCTGAAGCTGCGACAAATTCGGCTTCCCGAGAAGAACTCAAAAAACTGAATCTGGCTTTTGAGATGGGAAATAATGTAATGTTATATCTGGACGATATTCAGCATTGTAACCCGGAATTTTTACAAAAGTTTATTTCGCTGGCTGATGGAACCCGAAAAATTGAAGGAATTTATAACGGAAAACCAAAAACCTATGATCTACGCGGAAAGAAATTTTGTGTGATCATGGCGGGAAATCCGTATACCGAAAGTGGCGAGAAATTTAGAATTCCGGATATGCTTTCTAACCGTGCCGATATTTATAATTTGGGAGATATTATTGGCGATACCGAAAGCTTATTTAAATTGAGCTTGTTAGAGAATTCGCTAACATCGAATCCTGTATTGCATCAATTAAGTTCTCGAAATTTTGATGATGTATATACCTTAATCGATCTTGTTGAAAATAAGTCGGATGCCGGAGAATTAAAAGGAAATCATACTCAGCAGGAAATTCAGGATTATAAATCGGTTTTAGAGAAAGTGCTAAGCATTAGGAATACCGTTTTAAAAGTGAACGCTACTTATATAAAATCAGCCGGAATGGAAGACGAATATCGAACAGAACCTGCTTTTAAATTGCAAGGATCATATAGAGATATGAATAAATTGGTCTCGAAAGTAGTCCCGATAATGAATGAAAAAGAACTAAACAGTTTGCTGTTATCGCATTACGAAAACGAATCGCAAACCCTAACAGCCGCTGCTGAAGCAAATTTATTAAAGTTTAAAGAACTTCGAGGAAGTATTTCTGAAGAAGAACAAAAACGCTGGAATGCGATAAAAGCAACTTTTGTGAAGAACAATAAGCTGAAAGGTTTTGGGGACAAAAATGAAATGGCACAAGTGCTATCGCAAATGATGGCGTTTAGTGAAAATCTGGAAGGGATTAAAGAGGTGCTACAACGCGGACTCGAAAAGTAA
- the rfbB gene encoding dTDP-glucose 4,6-dehydratase, which translates to MDNILVTGGCGFIGSNFIIHYLKNNLDSAIINLDALTYAGTIDNLSELKNNDRYTFIEGDICDRDLIEKIFHKYNIKNVIHLAAESHVDNSIANPDAFMQTNILGTFNLLDVAKNYWMISPGVYKEDYKNSRFHHVSTDEVYGTLGEEGLFLETTAYAPNSPYSASKASSDFIVRSYHHTYGMNVVTTNCSNNYGPKQHDEKLIPVIIRKALAGEEIPIYGNGKNIRDWLYVLDHCKGIELAFKKGITGETYNIGGRNERTNIYIAEKICEFLDREIPCKSGKSYKDQISYVTDRAGHDYRYAIDASKIENELGWKADENFESGIELTINWYLNKYRNILSN; encoded by the coding sequence ATGGATAATATTTTAGTTACAGGGGGTTGTGGCTTTATAGGTTCAAATTTTATAATTCATTATCTAAAAAATAATTTAGATAGCGCTATCATTAATTTAGATGCGTTAACCTATGCTGGAACTATTGATAATTTGAGCGAATTAAAAAACAACGATAGATATACATTTATTGAAGGTGATATATGTGATAGAGATTTAATAGAAAAAATCTTTCATAAATATAATATCAAAAATGTTATTCATTTAGCTGCCGAATCTCATGTCGATAATAGTATAGCTAATCCAGATGCATTTATGCAAACTAATATACTTGGTACATTTAATTTATTAGATGTTGCTAAAAATTACTGGATGATTTCTCCTGGAGTTTATAAGGAAGATTACAAAAATTCTAGATTTCATCATGTTTCCACAGATGAGGTTTACGGGACTTTAGGAGAAGAGGGATTATTCCTGGAAACTACTGCCTACGCACCTAATAGTCCATATAGCGCTTCTAAAGCATCTTCAGACTTTATAGTAAGAAGTTATCATCATACTTATGGGATGAATGTGGTAACCACTAATTGTTCCAACAATTATGGGCCAAAACAACACGACGAAAAACTTATACCTGTAATTATTAGAAAAGCCTTGGCGGGAGAAGAAATTCCCATATACGGTAATGGTAAGAATATAAGAGATTGGCTTTATGTTTTAGATCATTGTAAAGGGATTGAGCTTGCTTTCAAAAAAGGTATCACGGGAGAAACTTACAACATAGGTGGTAGAAACGAACGAACAAATATTTATATCGCAGAGAAAATTTGTGAATTTTTAGATCGTGAAATTCCGTGTAAATCTGGAAAAAGTTACAAAGATCAAATTTCGTACGTTACTGATCGCGCTGGGCATGATTACCGTTATGCAATAGATGCATCTAAAATTGAAAATGAGCTGGGTTGGAAAGCAGATGAAAATTTTGAAAGTGGAATTGAATTAACCATAAATTGGTACTTAAATAAATATAGAAATATTCTCTCTAATTAA